One window of Nevskiales bacterium genomic DNA carries:
- a CDS encoding phage Gp37/Gp68 family protein → MIVSDKLNDMGQNSKIEWTHHTFNPWWGCVKVSPACKHCYAETWAQRLGLELWGGDDTQRRFFSDHHWREPLRWEAEARRAGERRRVFCASMADVFEDRADLIDQRARLWPLIEQTPSLDWLLLTKRPENVRASVPWGKAWPRNLWLGTTVEDMKYAQMRIPLIVDMPAAVRFVSCEPLLGVLKLKRWLRPPGKPRGINWVIAGGESGHHSRPMNPLWVEGLRDQCLAAGVPFHFKQWGHWGPASPADRRAVMSVEMPGRNGRPVRLFKLGKNVTGRMLNGRTWDGVPTLVES, encoded by the coding sequence GTGATCGTATCCGACAAACTTAACGATATGGGCCAAAACAGCAAAATTGAATGGACACATCATACCTTCAACCCTTGGTGGGGTTGCGTGAAGGTATCGCCAGCGTGCAAGCACTGTTACGCGGAGACATGGGCACAACGCCTTGGGCTTGAACTATGGGGGGGCGACGATACACAGCGTAGATTTTTCTCCGATCACCATTGGCGCGAACCTTTGCGCTGGGAAGCCGAAGCGCGCCGCGCCGGCGAACGGCGCCGGGTTTTTTGCGCATCAATGGCGGACGTGTTTGAGGACCGAGCGGATCTCATTGATCAGAGAGCGAGGCTATGGCCACTGATCGAGCAGACGCCATCACTGGACTGGTTGCTACTTACAAAGCGCCCCGAGAACGTGCGCGCCTCGGTACCTTGGGGCAAAGCTTGGCCGCGCAACCTATGGCTCGGCACGACGGTTGAGGACATGAAGTACGCACAGATGCGGATCCCATTGATCGTCGATATGCCCGCCGCTGTGCGCTTTGTATCGTGCGAGCCTTTGCTCGGCGTATTGAAACTGAAACGTTGGTTACGGCCGCCCGGCAAGCCACGCGGTATCAACTGGGTGATTGCTGGCGGTGAAAGTGGACATCACTCAAGACCGATGAATCCGCTATGGGTGGAAGGCTTGCGAGACCAGTGTCTGGCCGCTGGTGTGCCGTTCCACTTTAAGCAGTGGGGTCATTGGGGTCCGGCATCGCCAGCCGATCGGCGTGCCGTGATGAGTGTTGAAATGCCAGGTCGCAACGGTCGGCCAGTGCGGCTGTTTAAACTCGGCAAAAATGTGACCGGTCGAATGCTGAACGGACGTACCTGGGACGGGGTGCCTACTCTGGTAGAGTCTTAG
- the tcmP gene encoding three-Cys-motif partner protein TcmP, which yields MRRIPGRDTQTRDLFPDLLDSEQVRKQLTVRQLRHPVWSHQKARLIELYLHYFVLVTKHGTYIDGFAGPQAPDHPESWAAKRVLECEPRWLRNFFFCELDPDGAVALQQLVDSQLPRRKKEPKRQWKVLVGDFNTKVDEILASGVIDEKQATFALLDQRTFECHWSTVSKLARHKTGDLKIELFYFLAVKWLHRALAGTTVNDTAIVNWWGDDSWGELKKLSQVQVRDLVSQRMVSDLGYRSAFAWPIYEVEDGVGSIMYYMIHATDHPDAPGLMWRAFNQATQPLDQPVQGDMFPFHAAAHD from the coding sequence ATGCGACGAATACCGGGACGCGACACGCAAACGCGAGATCTTTTCCCGGATCTGCTCGACTCAGAGCAGGTGCGCAAGCAGCTGACTGTGCGTCAGCTGCGGCATCCAGTATGGTCCCATCAGAAGGCGCGTCTCATTGAGTTATACCTTCATTATTTCGTGCTAGTGACCAAGCACGGCACTTACATCGATGGCTTCGCTGGTCCGCAGGCTCCAGACCACCCGGAATCTTGGGCAGCGAAGCGAGTGCTGGAATGCGAGCCAAGGTGGCTCCGCAATTTCTTCTTCTGTGAATTGGATCCCGACGGCGCTGTAGCACTTCAACAACTTGTCGATTCTCAACTTCCGCGACGCAAGAAGGAGCCTAAGCGCCAATGGAAGGTGCTGGTGGGCGACTTCAATACGAAGGTCGATGAGATTCTCGCAAGTGGTGTTATCGATGAAAAGCAAGCGACCTTTGCTTTACTAGATCAACGGACGTTCGAGTGCCATTGGAGCACGGTTTCAAAGCTCGCCAGACACAAGACGGGCGACCTGAAAATAGAACTTTTTTACTTTCTGGCGGTGAAATGGCTGCACCGCGCACTGGCCGGCACCACGGTGAATGACACCGCCATCGTGAATTGGTGGGGTGATGACAGCTGGGGCGAGCTGAAAAAGCTAAGTCAAGTGCAGGTGAGAGACCTGGTCAGTCAACGGATGGTATCTGACCTCGGGTACCGATCCGCCTTCGCCTGGCCAATCTATGAGGTGGAGGACGGCGTCGGCTCAATCATGTACTACATGATCCATGCCACGGATCACCCGGATGCGCCGGGTCTCATGTGGCGCGCGTTCAATCAAGCAACCCAGCCGCTCGATCAGCCGGTACAAGGTGACATGTTTCCATTTCACGCCGCCGCCCACGACTGA
- a CDS encoding phage protease, which translates to MLPPPAQGAVPTFVQVIPPPGADGIVRGADGRSWRMPDPAKVAANFDKPIPIDINHAQELVAPKGGDAPATGWIEELIAQNGGVWAKVRWTEKGAELVKSLAYRYLSPVFTYLKGTGEIVRITSAALVNQPNFNLALNSAHPSQETEDMNPILKALLQMLNLKDDATEEQAVNALKSLQSELATARNSAEHPSLDKFVPRADYNQAVERATNAEQQLQTMKDAQRDAEIETVVGDALKAGKITPATKDYYTAMCRKEGGLEEFKKFVAAAPVIGSDTDLDRKREDKAKALNGAAADIAAAFGNSPEDLHKYAA; encoded by the coding sequence ATGCTGCCGCCGCCCGCCCAGGGCGCGGTCCCCACCTTCGTCCAGGTGATCCCGCCGCCAGGCGCTGACGGCATCGTGCGTGGTGCCGACGGCCGCAGCTGGCGGATGCCGGACCCGGCCAAGGTGGCAGCGAACTTCGACAAGCCCATCCCGATCGACATCAACCATGCCCAGGAGCTGGTCGCGCCGAAAGGCGGCGATGCGCCGGCGACCGGCTGGATCGAGGAGCTGATCGCGCAGAACGGCGGCGTGTGGGCGAAGGTGCGCTGGACGGAGAAAGGCGCCGAGCTGGTGAAGTCGCTGGCCTACCGTTACCTGTCCCCGGTGTTCACGTACCTCAAGGGCACCGGCGAGATCGTGCGCATCACCAGCGCTGCCCTGGTCAACCAACCCAACTTCAACCTGGCGCTCAACAGCGCACATCCCTCACAGGAGACCGAAGACATGAACCCGATCCTGAAAGCCCTGCTGCAGATGCTCAACCTGAAGGATGACGCCACGGAAGAGCAGGCGGTCAACGCGCTGAAGTCGCTGCAGAGCGAGCTGGCCACCGCCCGCAACTCCGCCGAGCACCCGAGCCTGGACAAGTTTGTGCCGCGTGCCGACTACAACCAGGCGGTCGAGCGCGCGACCAACGCCGAGCAGCAGCTGCAGACCATGAAGGATGCGCAGCGCGACGCCGAGATCGAAACCGTCGTGGGCGACGCGCTCAAGGCCGGCAAGATCACGCCGGCGACCAAGGACTACTACACCGCCATGTGCCGCAAGGAGGGCGGGCTCGAGGAGTTCAAGAAGTTCGTCGCCGCCGCGCCGGTGATCGGCAGCGATACCGACCTCGACCGCAAGCGCGAGGACAAGGCCAAGGCGCTGAATGGCGCAGCCGCCGATATCGCGGCTGCCTTCGGGAACTCGCCCGAGGATCTGCACAAGTACGCGGCCTAG